ccagccccttcaCTTCCCAGGCCCTGCCTCCTCAGGGGGAAAATCTGCTCCAGATTCGCCTCCTCCAGAAAATCTTCTGAGTGTAACTGCACTCAGCTCGGGTCAGCCCAGTCAATTTTCTCAACCCCCTTCTTGCATCACATATTCCTGTGAGCCTGTCTGTGAGCTGAGCCCGTGTTTCGTGTCTGCCCCTCGTGTTACAGGCAGAGCTGGGTGTGTGTCTCCTTCGGCAAGGCAGGCTCTCCCCCGGGTCCAGCGCAGCCTCTGCACACGAAGGGGCCAGTGaataaatacacagaaggactgccTCACCCAGGACCCTGACCCTTCTGGCTCCCCAGTGATGACTTTTCGCCTGGTGGAAGCAGCTGGGAGAATGTTTTTATCCTGGGTATTGGATCGCTACAGAGAGGCAGGGGTACTGCGGTATGCCAGGTTAGCAGCGGGGGAATCACCTGCTTCCACACCACTGCCAGGGCTCCTCCCCCCACATCAAGTGGGGTGAGCAGCATCTTCCAGGACACCCCCGGGCCTGTCTCCAGGGGTCCCTGACAGTTTGGGGCCAAGCGTCCCCAGGTCAGATGGGTGCTGGCTCCTGGACCTACCTGGGCAGTGCACAGTAGGGGTAGGTTGGCTTGGCACGAGCAGAGAAGGCGCCGCTGGGAGCAGCCACTGCTGCCACAAGTTGAACTGAGGCGGGGGGCTCCTGGGAGGGGCGCTCGAGAGCTGCCTCCTTGCGCCCTGGGCTCTTCTCCTTGGGAGACTCCCCTTTGCGGGAGTTGGCCTTCAGCTCTGCCACCAGCACGTCAAAATCCTTGGCTCGGCCCTGGACCTCCCGGCGCTGGTGCACTGAGTGGATCTAGAACACAgcagggtggagggtggggagggggtgtgagCTGAGCAGGGGAAGGGGCAGCAGTGTGCTCTGGCCTAGGCAAGTGGAGAGATTGGGGGGGATCTGGGAGCCACCCCTCTGCCTGCTGTCCCTACCTTGGGGCCCACTGGGGCAgccccttctccccatccctggtctgggcttAACCCCCACCCCTTGAGTTGGACCTTGGATAAGATCgcacttcctctcccttcccagggCCCGTGTTCTCCCTCAGCAGGCAGAGGGAGTAGAGGTTACCTTGCAGGTGAGAAGGCGGGTACAGATCTTTTTGGTCTCTGGATTTATTACCCCACACTGCCTGTTGAGGTCGCACTCCTTCCCTGTGGGGAAAGCAGGTCCCATGAACTCCACAGCCACTTAGAGGAGGCCCAGGGAAAGGTCTGGCATCTTCATGCCAAAGGCCTGGGAAGAGCTGGGCCTAAGGCAGGAGAGCCTCTGGCTCTCAGGTCTGCAGCTGTAGCCTTCCAGACAAACTCCTCTGGACATCAGCAGCTCTCTGCTGGGCATAAGAACCATCCCCTCCCCATTATCAGCCCAAGAAtcctttggggggctccaagccCCAAATAGAGCAACATACACCAAGAAACAGGAGCAGCCACAGGCATCTGGAATGCCAGGGAAACCAGCTATGGGAGGTTTCTGGTGCCCTGGATCTAGGTGAGAAAAAAGATAAAGGTCCATAGCCCAGGGTGAAGAACAGTAACTTCACCTACTTGGGCACAGGCTCCCATAGCCTTAATCAGGACAGCTGGACTGAAGAGACTCTTCCAAGAGAGCAAGCAGGTCAAGTGAGTGCCCACATCAAGGGATGATCAGGGGTCCCTGTACCCCAGCAATTTGAGATGGCCAAGCCCCCTCTTCGCTGACCCCCTCTCCATCAGACCCAAGAACAAAGCTGTCCAAAGGAGTCCCCATTCTACCTTCCTGACCCCCAAGACCATGACTACTCACGAGCCATCTTCCGGTGGGTTTTGGGGGGCAGcttgaccccaccaggctccttttcaGAAGGGCTGCCTTCAGTCCGGTGACTGGGGCCCTCGCTGGGGGCTATCTCGATGCTCTCTCTGCCAGGAAGTTCTTTAGAAGGGGATGccatgggattttttccaggGGAGTCCTTGGTGAGGCCACCTGGCTGGCTGAGGAAAGCAGAGGGTGGGGCCACCCTGATTCCATGTCCATCGGGCTTCGGAAGACTGGACATCTTCTCCAGATTCACCACAGGCACGAAAAGGCTATACGTGGAGAGAGGGTGTAGGCTGGGAGGTAGGGAGGCTGGGTCTGGGCCCCGGATTCTAGCCCAGGACCATCTCCTTTCCTGGAATTTGGGTGGGCTCCTGCAGGGGTACAGAACTCGGGACAAGGGAATCCTATATTCCCTGGAGCAAGTGGAAGGGAGGTGCAGAGCTGGCTCCCTCCCACCACGAGCAGTGCCCATCGCCCCATGGCTGCTTCCATTTGTGTCAACCCCTCCTTGGGCTGTGTGGTCAGGGCTTGTCTCAGGGAGTCTCCAGCCTTTCCTTACCAGAGGTTGTCCTTCTGGGTcttctcaggaggctggtggCCACGGCTGCGAGACCCCTGGCCCTTCTCCCTGGAGGAGGTTTTGGTAGAACCTGGGGCCCTACAAGCAGGGCCCTGCCCATTCACTACATGGCATTTCTGAGAGCTGGcaggggctggaggtggaggtggggcccGGGTGTAGAGCTTGCTGAGGGGCCCATGTCTTCTTTCTGTCGCCAGGAGGTGGAGAGAGCAATCGAGATGAGTGCTATTAACTGCCTCCTGCCCCATCCTCCTAACCCTGATCACAGATTTATGATAGAGAATCTGCAGTTTCCGAATGTTAGGTTTTAGATTGGCCTCCTTCCCCTGTGAATCTGCACCTTCAAGACTGAAAATTCTAGGACTCTGCTTCTTGAAATTCTTAGCTCTTCCCAGATGCTAGAACTTTACTTTGCTAGAAGTTTGCTTAAACAATAATCCCAACCAACCACAATGTCTGaagctccaccccaccccaccttcctATTCACAAAGCCTCCCTCCATTACCCACGTGACCTCCCAACTGGCCCTGTCCTCGGAGTTCCAAGTTCCACCTTCCCCTGTTCCCTCTATCTCCTCCCTAGGGCTCCCCTCACCGCAGTGCTTCTGGAAAGCTTGAGGCTTCACCACTTGGCTGCAATGGTTACATACAACCAAATAGAAGTCGTCATGGGCAGGGCAGTGCCCGAAGATGGACATGTCTGCAACGACAGAAGCCCTTATCACTGGGGCTGGGGATGCCAGGGTTTCCCTGTAAGATCAGAGAACAGACCCACCCACCACTCAGATGATACTTCCCCTCCCAGCTGATATAAGAGGCTTTATGATGGATGCTTCCAGAGTTCAATCTAACCAATCCCTAAGAATGCAGGCTTTCAGGTGAGAAAGCAGCAAACACCAATGATTAGGATCTCCCTCAGTCAGTCACAGGAGCCAGAGGAAGAGGCTGACTCAGACCTATCAAACTGAGAATGCCCAGACTGGCTGCTTCGATGGCTACAGCCACCTCCTGGGTTGTGGCTGGAAGAAGGAAAGGTGGTCCTGTctgccctgggccccagccctCATGTGTGCCGACTCCCACCTTCTTTAATGAGGGTCATGGCATCCAACTTCTTCGGGTTTTTGTTACTCTCCTCCAACTCAGCCCCTAAAGGAGAAACACAGCTCAGAAGGACCACTCCCATCCCAGACGCCCATCTCCAACCCGACCAGGTGCTGTGGCCAAGCAGGAGGAAGCCCCTGCCTCTTGACAAGCACCCGGTGCTCAGGACCACCCAGAGAACCATCAGTGGATCTTTCTCAAGTGGTCATTCTTCCTTCACCTGCTACCTCTGGAATAAGCTGGCTCCATCAGGAGGATCCTTTCGTGTGGCTCCTTCACTCCAAGGTGCAGTTCAGGATCCCATCGCTGACCAGTTGGATGACTGTGGGTAATTATCTCTTTTCTGGGCCTGCTTCCCCATGTAAATGGGGAACAGTCCTTCACTTACTTGACTACAGATCCCCGAGGCCCTTCTTGAAATTTCTCAGATGCGTTCTTCCCGCTTTTCTTGGCATCCCAAACAGATACTCTCCCGGGTCCCCAACCTCAATTTTGTTTCACTTGGGTTGCCATGGCATTGTGAAAGTTACACCCAGTTGCTCAGGTCCTGCACTGACAGGATGGCCACAGAGCAGAGAAACTGCTATCTTGGGGCCCTTCAGCATCTTCAAAGTCCCCTCGGTCAGCTACACAAACCCTTTTCCTCTTAAGGGGGTTTGGGCAAGGGTTGCCCTTGTACCTCAGTTTCTGGGTTGATGACAAAAACATCTTAGCTATGCAAAGCAGCTCTTTCCCCATCCCCCTACCTTActgctctcccctccctcctctacgccccctccctgtcccttggaaaaaaaaaaatcaattctgagTCACCAAACCCGTCTGATTCCATTTCCGGTTCTCAGTGCACCCAGACCCTGACAATGGCCCCATCCTTGCCCACCCAGCATGGGGCAGTTCTAGGGTGGCCTGAGGCTCCCAGTTAGGTCTGCTTCTGACACCTACTAACAGACTTGCCCCTTTCTAGAATGAGAATACTGACAGTCTTATATAATCTCCAGATGTGAGGGGTGGTGGGTTAGGTATGCAAGAGACAAGGGGCAGCCTCCACTCTGAAGTCCGTTAAAATGCAGTGATGAACAGAACTGAGCTGGGAGTTGGATGTCTCAGAGGAGAACAAGTGTCATCAGAGACGGCTCCATGTGGTCTCCTCCTCCACCTCTTCTCACTTGCAAACTTCTTCTGGGGCGTGATGCCTGCTGTCACCCCAAAGGCCACGAGGCCAGATGCCCCCTGGGGCCCAGGAGACAAAGATCAGGAAAGGGGCTGTCAGCCCGCTCCACCAAAAGCACTCAGGGGCCTAGAGAAGGTGGGTGTCAGGGGAGAGAGCCCGGGAGGTAGGGCAAGAGGCCCGGGAAAGGACGGGGGGTTGGaggcatggatggatggacagaaggagggaggaagggaggatggATAGAAGGATGGACCGATGAACTAATGCGGAGGAGGCGGGGGTCCAGTGGCACTGCAGTCGACAGGCAAACGCCGAAAAGGAGCAGAAGGTGCGGGGCAGAAGGCGACGGAACAAGTGGGGTTGGGAGGGGGGCACAGAAGTGGGGTGCGTGGGAAACACGTGGAGAGGACTGTTGCGGATGGGGAAAGCCCAAGGCAGGTGCAGGAGGGGCGGAAGCTGGAGGACAGAAGGCAAGAAGAAACATAAAGGAAAGCAGATGTAGGGGCAGGTATTGGGCGACGGCAGAGGCAGAAGTGGGCAGGGTGGGCTGCTGGCGGAGAGCCGGCGCTAGGACCCGGAGGCGCGAAGGTGGCGGAGAAGGCGGGCACTAGGACCCGGCGGGTCCTTTGTTTGGGGGGCCGGGGAGCCGGACGGCGGCTCCCGTCGGCAGCTCCCCTCTGCTGGCGGGGGCccggagtgggggaggggagacagggaTGGGGTCTTCAGACTCTAGAGGAGCTTCACTCACCTTCGGCCGCGGGCAGCTCGGCCCGCTCCACCCACGAGCTCCAGCTCTGTCCCGCGAAGTCATCGAGACTCGGCACCCGCCGCTCCAGAGCGGCCATTGCTGCCGCCGCGCGTTCACGCACCGCCATCACCGCCGCGGACGCGCGCCCGCCCCGGCGCCGCCGCCGCGCGGCCCCCTCCCCGCCGCGGGCacgcctcccctctccctcccacctttccAGCTCACCCTTTTGCGCAAGCGCAGCACCGTCCGTCTGGCTCTCAGTCTCTCGCCCACATAgccttctgggaaatgtagtcagCTAGGTGGTGCTGTTGCCTACTGAGCTTGCCACAAGAGCCCCTCCAAAATGCATGATTGCGGGAAAGAGACCAAAGCCTCAGGACCTCCTCTCCTAACCCTGTGAACACATTCTTTCTGCTACCAGTCCCTCTCTTAAACTCACTGCATACAGACCCCAGTCCCAAACCTCTCTGCCTAAGATGCCCCTTTAAGCGGTGCCTCCGCCAGCTAACTGGCGCCCCTTCCCGGGCTGGCGGCCACGACCGACTTCGCTTCCCTGTAGATCGAATAGGGTAGGTGCAGGGAGGTGGGCGCTGTGCATCAGAAGGGCAAAGGGAGGGGGTCTGTAGGATGTGCTGAAGGACACAGGGGTTGGAGTGGGGGAGGATCCTCAACTCTGGTGTTGTGCCTGTGTGGGAAACCCACGCTGCCCTAATGCAGAGCAGAGGGTTGGAGTAGCGTTTTCTGGATTTGGTAGGACCTAGTTGAGCTGACCAAGATCACCTGTCAGGATGACAGAAGGCTATCTGTGAGCCAGAGCCAGCCCCGGAACTGGGgtggccctgaggctgctggTGTTTGCAGCATCTCTGCTGATCCGTCTCTCCCCTTCTGATAACTGCGATCGATACCCTGTATCACCTCTTCCCAAACCCTGGTTGGACCCTGACTCCATCCATCACTTTGGCTTCTTTTTCTAACGAATATTTTCTGTGCTGGCAGGGCTGCTACCAGAGCTTCGTCATAGGGTGATTTCTCATCAGATCTGTTATTTTCCTTGCTAAGGCCTGGAAAATATTGATACCTTAATCATCCACAACTTCCTCCTCAGCTGATAATATTCTTTCTTACCTTAATACACTCAAGAGACAAAAGCCTGTCTCCTACCCCATCACATCGGAAAAGAGATACTAATTCTCTTTTCCCTTACACCGCACCCCGTCTTCATTCTTTCATCTCAGAGGAAATCAAACTGGAGGCAAATAAGTCAAGGTCTGTGACTTCAAGACCTCTGCATGTCTTCTCATTTTCACCCAAGGAATGTTAAAGTACTTCAAGGATGATCTCTGATGGTAGAGCTTCTTAACCTAAAAACCATAGATGATTCCTAGGAGGTTGGCGAACCTGGTGACATTGAGTGTAATATTGTGCCCAAGTGTATTTTTCAAGGGAATATAAATGAAGCCTGTGACTGTCTGTCAGAAGGGGCATAGAGGTGCAAGTTTGTAAGGTTAAGAGGGCAACGCATAAGGCCCTCAACTCCTGACAGGAAGCTAGATTAGGTCACAAATGGTAGGAGAGCACATGGAAACAGCATTGTGGAAGCCACTATCTCCTGCCTTTTGAGTTTACTCTAAATTTATTAATGAATCTCATTACTTTGGATTGAGGAGATGTCACCAGGCTGGGGTCTGCCACGAACAACTCAGCCTTCAGACTCTTATTGCTGGGAGTGCAGAGTGGAGAGGAGTAGAATGATGTTTTGGTTGAAAATGCTGATATTTGTCCAAGAACTTAAAGcaaggggaggaggaaaaaaaatccccataAGGGCTACATTCTTGGCTCCTTCATGGCAAATGCTTAAAGCATTGTTTATTCATGTGTATAATGACAAGCACCAGAAAACAACATGCAACATTCGCCCCCCGCCCCTGATCTGCAATCCCAGAAGAAGGACATCTACGACCATGATCGTGGAGGGAACTCGTGTTCAGAAAAGGTCCGAGGTGGGCATCCTGGCAGGGTCAGAATTTACTAGGGCAAAGGCAAGTGCCCTGCCTGCTGGCCTCCTCCCAGCAGCTGGAGAAACCAGACACCTTCTCCTACCTCAGGCCCCACTAGGCAAAGTGGTGATGCCAGCCCTGGTTGGAGGGAACATGAGTCCTCTGAGGACAGTCCAGCCCTCTGAAGGTAATGAGGTGAAGCAGCCTTTCCTTTTAGGATGGCCATGAAGAGAGAGGCCATAGCCTAAATCAAGGCTCTTCTGACTGAGAACAAGCCAGCCACTTGAAGACGATAAAAGAGGCTTCTTGGCCTAAGGGAGAGTTCTGGGCTAGGAGTCCTTGGCAGGAGTGTATACCTACCCACCCCCTTCCCTAGCTAAAGGGCCAATTAGTAACTTAGGCCCCCCCAAATGAGAACACTTTATCCATCACATTTcagataaattataaatatgtacacAGAATCAAACATAGTTCCAGTAGAAGCTGCTCACAGACCCTCACAGGGGCCAGcttgaagaaaaatgaaggaacccctttgttctctgtgtctcgaGCTGTAGGCAAAGCTGTCCCACCTTTTCCTTGAGTAATCATGGGGACAGCTCAGGACAGAGAGAGGTTCAGACTTAGAAATACCCTCATCCCCATCTCCCAGCTTCCCTCCTCAAATCCATTCcccaaaagctaaaaaaaaaacaaaactaatttttCACTGAAGGATTCTGGGGCGTTTGAAGATATAAATCTCACACTCCCCTATCAAGCAGGGAAACTCTGACCCAAAAGATTGGCCCAAAGTCAAAGGTCCTGCCACCTGGGTTCCCCAGTAATGCACATGTTACTGTGGAGGGTGCTGAGGAAGGTGAGGAGGTTGGAGGGGTTGACTCAGTCCTGAGGAGAAACACACAGGACACATCCACCTTTGGGACGACAAGATGGGCTAACTGGCCCTGGTTTGGAAAATGGCTGGGTTCTGCCTTTGTCAATCTCCCTTGGGCAG
This portion of the Cervus canadensis isolate Bull #8, Minnesota chromosome 2, ASM1932006v1, whole genome shotgun sequence genome encodes:
- the ATXN7L2 gene encoding ataxin-7-like protein 2 isoform X3, which codes for MAVRERAAAAMAALERRVPSLDDFAGQSWSSWVERAELPAAEGAELEESNKNPKKLDAMTLIKEDMSIFGHCPAHDDFYLVVCNHCSQVVKPQAFQKHCERRHGPLSKLYTRAPPPPPAPASSQKCHVVNGQGPACRAPGSTKTSSREKGQGSRSRGHQPPEKTQKDNLCLFVPVVNLEKMSSLPKPDGHGIRVAPPSAFLSQPGGLTKDSPGKNPMASPSKELPGRESIEIAPSEGPSHRTEGSPSEKEPGGVKLPPKTHRKMARKECDLNRQCGVINPETKKICTRLLTCKIHSVHQRREVQGRAKDFDVLVAELKANSRKGESPKEKSPGRKEAALERPSQEPPASVQLVAAVAAPSGAFSARAKPTYPYCALPRSRASSESELDDEGPCGGDGDPGLFPFPLPRGGAQASSEESEEEGTSDDLHLPTDCHYATRPPRPQAFCTFGSRLVSPGCYVFSRRLDRFCSALSSMLERHLSSHMWKKIPPAAEPPSHLVSSLPSAPLSPSPTGSSPRLPGPPPRPSCPASTPPTKDSLGPSYPAGSPNVAAACSQAECMGGSQAITSPLPANTPSPSFSKLPPSKASKSSKGKDRLEVEAPSRKRKLSPGPTTFKRTCILEPTGKGKPSGCRGLTAKTKPALGLGLNGTVGPRVKRAGPLDCRGSPHQPPTPVKASQLDSQAVAGHVAKALPTTCLSEEEVAKKRKNLATYCRPVKAKHCQAGAPADAACSVRRKKPGPALAFEEKCSALKSKAH